One region of Nitrospirota bacterium genomic DNA includes:
- a CDS encoding HAMP domain-containing sensor histidine kinase, whose amino-acid sequence MHKDADTREMVKSIESGVGKAAAALHAFADACRPDCGGRGTVALDSILAEVVDTVSPEARDQGVALTTQCARGVVVETRADGLREALSEVVRNALEAKGKRVDVRGFAEEESVVLTVQDDGQGMEAEDITQACEPFFARKPGSLGLGLFRVSRIMEVLGGEVKLSGASGQGTLAVLTVPKRS is encoded by the coding sequence ATGCATAAGGACGCCGACACCCGGGAAATGGTAAAGAGCATCGAGTCCGGCGTCGGGAAAGCCGCCGCTGCGCTTCACGCCTTTGCCGACGCCTGCCGTCCCGACTGCGGCGGCCGCGGCACGGTCGCGCTGGATTCGATTCTGGCCGAGGTGGTGGACACCGTTTCGCCCGAGGCCAGGGACCAAGGCGTTGCCCTGACAACCCAGTGCGCCCGCGGGGTGGTGGTGGAGACCCGGGCGGACGGGCTCAGGGAGGCCCTCTCCGAGGTGGTGAGAAACGCCCTGGAGGCCAAGGGCAAGAGGGTGGACGTTCGGGGTTTCGCCGAGGAGGAGTCCGTGGTCCTCACCGTGCAGGACGACGGGCAGGGCATGGAGGCGGAGGACATCACCCAGGCGTGTGAGCCCTTCTTTGCGAGGAAGCCCGGCTCCCTGGGCCTTGGCCTTTTCAGGGTGAGCCGCATCATGGAGGTCCTGGGAGGCGAGGTAAAGCTTTCCGGGGCTTCGGGGCAGGGGACCCTGGCCGTGCTCACCGTGCCCAAGAGGTCTTAA
- a CDS encoding exopolyphosphatase: protein MSSAALDIGSNTLRLLIGTLQGGSVEPLLYERDITRLGGEMGRTGRVGEKGLALSLEVLKKYRSLMEAHGVARYRAVGTSALREAANRAEVLRMVKETAGIDIEVVSGEEEAELTALGVTSSLRTPRSVLIADIGGGSTEMMFCRGPELVKRVTVPAGVVKMAEGFIRSDPPRPGELAALDEEAARVARNLARHFKDLLLPETVFVGTAGTATTLAAMDLALEEYNREKVHGHEISLERLRRMSTRLASLPLAERVRVKGLEPGREDLIIPGILLTITVMEMLNFRRVVISDHGLLQGVLLRLEYASHKLS, encoded by the coding sequence ATGAGCAGTGCCGCGCTGGACATCGGCTCCAATACCTTGCGCCTTCTCATCGGCACGCTTCAGGGCGGCAGCGTGGAGCCCCTCCTCTACGAACGGGACATCACCCGGCTGGGCGGCGAAATGGGCCGGACCGGCAGGGTGGGGGAGAAAGGGCTTGCCCTGTCCCTGGAGGTCCTGAAAAAGTACCGCTCACTCATGGAGGCGCACGGTGTCGCCCGCTACAGGGCCGTGGGGACGAGCGCCCTGCGCGAGGCGGCCAACCGCGCGGAGGTCCTGCGCATGGTGAAGGAAACCGCGGGAATCGATATCGAAGTCGTCAGCGGCGAGGAGGAGGCCGAGCTGACGGCCCTGGGGGTGACGTCCTCGCTTCGCACGCCGCGCTCCGTCCTCATCGCGGACATCGGGGGAGGGAGCACGGAGATGATGTTCTGCCGGGGGCCGGAGCTTGTGAAAAGAGTTACCGTGCCGGCCGGCGTGGTAAAGATGGCCGAAGGGTTCATCCGGTCGGACCCGCCTCGTCCGGGCGAGCTTGCGGCACTGGACGAGGAAGCCGCGCGGGTGGCCCGGAACCTCGCCCGGCATTTTAAGGACCTTCTTCTGCCGGAGACGGTTTTTGTGGGCACGGCAGGCACCGCCACGACCCTTGCCGCCATGGACCTGGCCCTTGAAGAGTATAACCGGGAGAAGGTCCACGGCCACGAGATATCCCTTGAGAGGCTGAGGCGGATGTCCACCCGTCTGGCCTCTCTGCCTCTTGCGGAGAGGGTCCGGGTCAAGGGGCTTGAGCCCGGCCGAGAGGACTTGATTATACCGGGCATCCTGCTTACAATTACAGTCATGGAAATGCTTAATTTCCGCAGGGTTGTTATCAGCGACCACGGGCTCCTGCAAGGAGTCCTTCTCAGGCTCGAATATGCGTCCCATAAGCTTTCTTGA
- a CDS encoding YebC/PmpR family DNA-binding transcriptional regulator produces MAGHSKWAQIKHKKAHTDAKRGKVFTKIVKELSVAARMGGGDPDGNPRLRLAIDKAKEVNMPQDNIKRAIMKGTGELPGMSYEEVLYEGYGPGGVAVYIEALTDNRNRTVSEVRHILSKQGGSMGESGCVAWLFDKTGYILVEKSAAGEDDLMSVALEAGALDMKNDPNEESYEVLTAPEDMESVREAVEKAGIEVALAEVTMLPKSYVTLDEKQAEQMTRLMEALEENDDVQNVYANFDIPEEVMKRQAV; encoded by the coding sequence ATGGCTGGCCATTCCAAGTGGGCGCAGATAAAGCACAAGAAGGCCCACACCGACGCCAAGAGGGGCAAGGTTTTCACCAAGATCGTCAAGGAGCTCTCCGTTGCCGCCCGCATGGGAGGCGGCGACCCCGACGGCAACCCCCGCCTCAGGCTCGCCATCGATAAGGCCAAGGAAGTCAACATGCCCCAGGACAACATCAAGCGGGCCATCATGAAAGGCACCGGCGAGTTGCCGGGCATGTCCTACGAGGAGGTCCTCTACGAAGGCTATGGTCCGGGCGGAGTCGCCGTCTACATCGAGGCCCTCACCGACAACAGGAACCGCACGGTCTCCGAGGTGCGGCATATCCTCTCCAAACAGGGCGGAAGCATGGGCGAGAGCGGCTGCGTCGCCTGGCTCTTCGACAAGACGGGCTATATCCTGGTGGAAAAGAGTGCCGCCGGCGAGGACGACCTGATGAGCGTGGCCCTGGAGGCCGGGGCGCTGGACATGAAGAACGACCCCAACGAAGAAAGCTACGAGGTCCTCACCGCCCCGGAGGACATGGAGTCCGTGCGGGAGGCCGTCGAGAAGGCCGGCATTGAGGTCGCCCTGGCCGAGGTCACCATGCTTCCCAAGAGCTACGTTACCCTGGATGAGAAGCAGGCGGAGCAGATGACCCGGCTCATGGAGGCCCTGGAAGAGAACGACGACGTACAGAACGTCTATGCCAACTTCGACATACCCGAAGAAGTAATGAAAAGACAAGCGGTCTGA
- the hpt gene encoding hypoxanthine phosphoribosyltransferase, producing the protein MVTGKPLFTVNQIQEKVHELAGRISEDYAGRDLLVVSLLKGAFMFTADLVKNIRIPLIIDFMVVSSYAADRSTGEVVIHSDVRERVEGRDVLIVEDIIDSGTTLNYVREHVLQKNPRTLKICGLLDKRERRTVDVPIEYVGWEIPNLFVVGYGLDYDNKFRNLPYISVFKKTI; encoded by the coding sequence ATGGTCACCGGGAAACCGCTTTTTACGGTCAATCAGATCCAGGAAAAGGTCCATGAGCTGGCCGGCAGGATATCGGAGGACTATGCGGGCCGGGACCTTTTGGTCGTCTCTCTCCTGAAGGGGGCCTTCATGTTCACGGCCGACCTCGTCAAGAACATCCGCATCCCCCTGATTATCGACTTCATGGTCGTCTCCAGCTATGCCGCGGACCGCAGCACCGGAGAGGTGGTCATCCACAGCGACGTCCGCGAGAGGGTGGAAGGCAGGGACGTCCTCATCGTGGAGGACATCATAGACTCGGGTACCACGCTTAATTACGTGCGCGAGCACGTCCTTCAGAAGAACCCGCGGACCCTGAAGATATGCGGGCTCCTGGACAAGCGGGAGCGGCGCACCGTGGACGTGCCCATCGAGTACGTCGGTTGGGAAATTCCCAACCTCTTCGTCGTCGGCTACGGGCTGGACTACGACAACAAGTTCCGGAACCTGCCGTACATTTCCGTGTTCAAAAAGACCATCTGA
- a CDS encoding sigma-54 dependent transcriptional regulator — translation MSVADEARRIFIVDDEPDILESLRAVFASRGYEAMTAACGEEAVRLFADRPVPVVVCDLVLPDLPGTELLTRFRDILPEVQMIMVTGKGTIDAAVGAMKAGVFDFITKPVNPEHLLEMANRAEQLYTALSERRDLIEQMDQLTERHFVGSHPSVKKLLRLVGTVAPSESAVLIEGESGTGKEVVARLIHRRSKRSGGPFVAVDCGAIPEGLVESELFGYEKGAFTGAMSSRPGKFEQAHRGTLFLDEIGNLPLLSQAKLLRSLQESAIQRLGGRREVPVDIRLIAAANQPLRDAVRGGRFREDLFYRLNIVTIRVPPLRERKSDILALAMHFVQKHREKAGGSASGVTKDALKVLMGHTWPGNVRELENAIEHALIMASGKQIQAYDLPPLGDEDGGEGPSRLDEAEKDLLEKALRESGGNKYQAARMLGIPRSSLYSKLKKYGLSRT, via the coding sequence ATGAGTGTTGCGGACGAGGCACGGAGAATTTTCATCGTCGATGACGAGCCGGACATTCTGGAGTCGCTGCGTGCGGTCTTCGCCTCCCGGGGCTACGAGGCCATGACCGCCGCATGCGGCGAAGAAGCCGTCCGCCTCTTCGCCGACCGGCCCGTGCCCGTTGTGGTCTGCGACCTCGTGCTTCCCGACCTGCCGGGAACGGAGCTTCTCACGCGTTTCCGGGACATTCTGCCCGAGGTCCAGATGATCATGGTGACCGGAAAGGGAACAATCGACGCCGCCGTCGGCGCCATGAAGGCGGGAGTCTTCGACTTCATCACCAAGCCGGTCAACCCCGAACACCTTCTGGAGATGGCCAACCGCGCCGAGCAGCTCTATACGGCCCTGTCGGAGCGGCGAGACCTCATCGAGCAGATGGACCAGCTTACGGAGAGGCATTTCGTGGGCTCGCATCCCTCGGTGAAGAAGCTCCTGCGCCTCGTCGGCACCGTGGCCCCCAGCGAGAGCGCGGTGCTCATCGAAGGAGAGTCCGGCACGGGCAAGGAAGTGGTTGCCCGCCTCATCCACCGGCGGAGCAAGCGGTCCGGGGGCCCCTTTGTGGCCGTGGACTGCGGGGCCATTCCCGAGGGGCTGGTGGAATCGGAGCTCTTCGGATACGAGAAGGGCGCTTTCACGGGGGCCATGAGCAGCCGGCCGGGGAAGTTCGAACAAGCGCACCGGGGAACGCTGTTTCTGGACGAGATAGGCAACCTGCCGCTGCTCTCACAGGCCAAGCTCCTCAGGTCCCTCCAGGAAAGCGCCATCCAGCGCCTGGGGGGCAGGCGCGAGGTTCCCGTGGACATACGCCTCATCGCGGCGGCCAACCAGCCCCTGAGGGACGCCGTGCGGGGAGGGCGGTTCCGGGAGGACCTTTTTTACCGCCTGAATATCGTCACCATCCGGGTGCCGCCCCTGAGGGAGAGAAAGAGCGACATCCTGGCCCTGGCCATGCACTTCGTTCAGAAACACCGGGAGAAGGCCGGCGGCAGCGCCTCCGGCGTGACGAAGGACGCCCTCAAGGTCCTTATGGGCCACACGTGGCCGGGCAATGTCCGGGAGCTGGAAAACGCCATCGAGCACGCCCTCATCATGGCCTCCGGAAAGCAGATACAGGCGTACGACTTGCCTCCGCTGGGCGATGAGGACGGGGGCGAAGGCCCTTCCCGTCTCGATGAGGCGGAAAAGGACCTCCTGGAGAAGGCCCTCAGGGAAAGCGGAGGCAACAAGTACCAGGCGGCCAGGATGCTGGGCATCCCGCGGTCAAGCCTTTACAGCAAGCTGAAAAAATATGGCCTCTCCCGGACCTGA
- a CDS encoding diguanylate cyclase: protein MRPISFLERILGERSVTVPFIDYMKDPVAILSRDGRILEANSAFSALANLEPSSLRGRDCRDVEPMKELWNTISACVLHRKEETERISYGNMTLDVLITPIITGDEVRNLGVVFRDVSSYVLLENEFVKRSKELIITNTLSSAFISSSNMEDVYTELIEKVLIITNLNLGWIVIVEDDRFRVKSSEGLSREFRDALEQGELESLYRQALEAGDPLYVLEAGYNDMPEPLKKEGIAFCIVIPLRVGEENMGLVALASRVEIQFDFDFASLLSLVGNNISLIAEKIRFFRKNEMLAVTDALTELYNVRYFYTVLNAEVARTERYATPFSLVLFDIDDFKSLNDTYGHQAGDDVLKDVAGVLKASSRETDVVARYGGEEFIIILPNTTKEEAYVLANRIKEAVEKVTFLDEAVRISVSGGVASCPGDAFDAKGLLYAADMAMYAAKAAGKKQVRCFEKEGA from the coding sequence ATGCGTCCCATAAGCTTTCTTGAGCGCATTCTGGGTGAGAGGAGCGTTACCGTTCCTTTCATCGATTACATGAAGGACCCCGTGGCCATCCTCTCGCGCGACGGGCGCATCCTGGAGGCCAACAGCGCCTTTTCCGCCCTGGCCAACCTGGAACCATCAAGCTTGCGCGGGCGCGACTGCAGAGACGTCGAGCCCATGAAGGAGCTCTGGAACACCATCAGCGCATGCGTCCTGCACCGGAAGGAAGAGACGGAGCGCATATCCTACGGCAACATGACCCTGGACGTCCTCATCACCCCCATCATAACGGGAGACGAAGTCCGCAACCTCGGCGTCGTCTTCCGCGACGTGTCGTCCTACGTGCTCCTGGAGAACGAATTCGTGAAGCGGAGCAAGGAGCTCATCATAACGAACACCCTTTCGAGCGCCTTCATCTCCTCGAGCAACATGGAGGACGTTTACACCGAGCTCATCGAGAAGGTCCTCATCATAACGAACCTGAACCTCGGGTGGATTGTCATCGTGGAGGACGACAGGTTCAGGGTGAAGAGCTCCGAGGGGCTGTCACGGGAGTTCCGGGATGCACTGGAGCAGGGCGAGCTGGAGAGCCTGTACCGGCAGGCGCTGGAGGCCGGGGACCCCCTCTATGTGCTTGAGGCCGGGTACAACGACATGCCCGAGCCGTTGAAAAAGGAGGGCATTGCCTTCTGCATCGTCATCCCCCTCAGGGTGGGCGAGGAGAACATGGGCCTTGTGGCGCTGGCCAGCAGGGTGGAGATTCAGTTCGACTTCGACTTTGCCTCCCTTCTCTCCCTGGTGGGCAATAACATTTCGCTCATAGCCGAGAAGATACGCTTCTTCCGGAAAAACGAGATGCTGGCGGTCACGGACGCCCTGACGGAGCTTTATAACGTCCGCTATTTCTACACCGTCCTCAATGCCGAAGTGGCACGCACGGAGCGCTACGCCACGCCCTTTTCCCTCGTTCTCTTCGACATCGACGACTTCAAGTCCCTGAACGACACCTATGGCCATCAGGCGGGCGACGACGTTTTGAAGGACGTGGCCGGCGTCCTGAAGGCGTCCTCCCGGGAGACGGACGTCGTGGCGCGCTACGGAGGGGAGGAATTCATTATAATATTACCGAACACCACGAAGGAGGAGGCCTACGTCCTGGCCAACAGAATAAAGGAAGCCGTGGAGAAGGTGACATTCCTTGACGAAGCGGTCCGCATATCGGTCAGCGGCGGAGTGGCCTCATGTCCCGGGGACGCCTTCGATGCCAAGGGGCTTTTGTACGCGGCGGACATGGCCATGTACGCCGCCAAGGCCGCGGGGAAGAAACAGGTCCGGTGCTTCGAGAAAGAAGGCGCATAA
- the purN gene encoding phosphoribosylglycinamide formyltransferase: MINIGVLASGRGSNFQAILDARDRGLFEARVVLLIVDNPDAYALTRAARHGVESLCIDPREFASGDAFYGRIARELTGRNVDLVLLAGFMRVVGKPLLEAFPLRVMNIHPALLPSFPGLHGQAQALEYGVKVSGCTVHFVDEGVDTGPIIIQAAVPVLDGDTEESLSARILAQEHRIYPEAVRLFAEGRLEVAGRKVFARGSASPAGTLTNPPEGF; the protein is encoded by the coding sequence GTGATAAATATCGGGGTGCTGGCCAGCGGCAGGGGGTCGAACTTCCAGGCCATACTGGACGCCCGGGACAGGGGTCTTTTCGAGGCCCGGGTGGTCCTCCTCATCGTGGACAACCCCGATGCCTACGCCCTCACGCGGGCCGCAAGGCACGGCGTGGAGTCGCTTTGCATCGACCCCCGGGAGTTCGCCTCCGGGGACGCCTTCTACGGGCGCATAGCCCGGGAGCTCACGGGGCGGAACGTGGACCTGGTGCTTTTGGCGGGCTTCATGCGGGTGGTGGGGAAACCCCTGCTGGAGGCCTTTCCCCTCCGGGTGATGAATATCCATCCGGCGCTTCTGCCGTCGTTTCCGGGGCTGCACGGGCAGGCGCAGGCGCTTGAGTACGGGGTGAAGGTATCGGGGTGCACGGTGCACTTCGTCGACGAGGGCGTGGACACCGGGCCCATCATCATACAGGCCGCCGTCCCGGTCCTGGACGGGGATACGGAAGAGAGCCTCTCCGCGAGGATTCTCGCCCAGGAGCACAGGATATACCCAGAGGCCGTGCGCCTCTTTGCGGAAGGCCGTCTTGAGGTCGCGGGGCGAAAGGTCTTCGCCAGGGGCTCCGCGAGCCCGGCCGGCACTCTGACAAACCCCCCCGAAGGGTTCTGA
- a CDS encoding TldD/PmbA family protein has protein sequence MRTDEDFARRLLARAREETGGLAEVYQRASRTLSVDVKGGEVEALETSVGFGYALRVIRDGHVGFSYATDKDALEAVRANALETMKGTEKDEFAGLPGPEAARSLDVYDPAVASISEEEAIRGALDVERAALGADRRMKKVRRAQASFGQSETLVMNTRGVSVSYPSTLVGGSIMAVAEEGQESQMGWGYQVNRFLRGVSFPGVGAEAARRALCMLGARRISPVKAPVLLDGQVAAEFLSVFASMLSADAVQKGKSLLAGKVGQRVMSENVDIVDDGLRPREPGSRPIDDEGVPVGRHELVSRGVLRGYMHNTRTAAKDGVRSTGNGMRRGFQALPTVGPVSMYLDAPGEKPTLETLLGGMQRGLYIVEAMGVHTINPISGHFSIGVSGLWVEGGKVLYPVKEAAVSGNLLEFFGKAEALAGDLRFYGSIGSPSLLVGPTDISA, from the coding sequence ATGAGGACTGACGAGGACTTCGCCCGCAGGCTGCTTGCCAGGGCCCGGGAAGAGACGGGCGGCCTGGCAGAGGTCTATCAGCGGGCCTCGCGGACCCTCTCGGTGGACGTCAAGGGCGGAGAGGTGGAGGCCCTGGAGACCTCCGTCGGGTTCGGCTACGCGCTCAGGGTCATCAGGGACGGGCACGTGGGCTTCTCCTATGCCACGGACAAGGACGCCCTCGAAGCAGTCCGCGCAAACGCGCTCGAAACGATGAAGGGCACTGAAAAGGACGAGTTTGCCGGACTTCCCGGGCCTGAGGCCGCCCGGAGCCTGGACGTGTACGACCCGGCGGTGGCCTCCATATCGGAGGAGGAGGCCATCCGGGGGGCCCTGGACGTGGAGAGGGCGGCCCTGGGGGCCGACCGGCGGATGAAGAAGGTACGGCGCGCCCAAGCCTCCTTCGGCCAGAGCGAGACCCTGGTCATGAACACCAGGGGTGTCTCCGTGAGCTACCCCTCCACCCTGGTGGGCGGCAGCATCATGGCCGTGGCCGAGGAGGGTCAGGAAAGCCAGATGGGGTGGGGCTATCAGGTGAACCGCTTCCTCCGCGGGGTCTCCTTCCCCGGGGTGGGCGCCGAGGCCGCACGCCGCGCGCTCTGCATGCTCGGGGCCAGGCGCATCTCCCCGGTCAAGGCCCCGGTCCTTCTGGACGGCCAGGTGGCGGCGGAGTTCCTTTCGGTCTTCGCCTCGATGCTTTCGGCCGACGCCGTGCAGAAGGGAAAATCCCTCCTGGCGGGCAAGGTCGGCCAGCGCGTGATGAGCGAGAACGTGGACATCGTGGACGACGGGCTCCGCCCGCGGGAGCCGGGCTCCCGCCCCATCGACGACGAGGGGGTTCCGGTGGGTCGGCACGAGCTGGTTTCCCGGGGGGTGCTCAGGGGATACATGCACAACACCCGCACGGCAGCCAAGGACGGCGTCCGCTCCACCGGAAACGGCATGCGGCGAGGGTTCCAGGCGCTCCCCACGGTGGGCCCCGTCAGCATGTATCTGGATGCGCCGGGCGAAAAGCCCACCCTGGAGACCCTTCTGGGCGGCATGCAAAGGGGCCTTTATATCGTCGAAGCCATGGGCGTGCATACGATAAATCCCATATCCGGCCATTTCTCCATAGGGGTGTCGGGCCTCTGGGTGGAAGGGGGAAAGGTGCTGTATCCCGTCAAGGAGGCCGCCGTTTCGGGTAACCTTCTTGAGTTCTTCGGAAAAGCGGAGGCCCTGGCCGGAGACCTGAGGTTCTACGGAAGCATAGGCTCTCCGAGCCTCCTCGTGGGCCCCACGGACATCAGCGCTTAG
- a CDS encoding N-acetyltransferase produces MTLRPARTGDIKEVQKLINEFAKRQEMIPRSLNELYENLRDALVVEEDGEITATCSLHVVSEDMAEIRSLAVREGHQKKGIGKALLERAVQEAGDLGVRRIFSLTYQPEFFTRFGFRVVDKAALPHKVWGDCLKCHKFPECDETAVVLELGSQGAR; encoded by the coding sequence GTGACGTTACGGCCCGCAAGGACAGGAGACATCAAGGAGGTCCAGAAGCTCATCAACGAGTTTGCCAAGCGGCAGGAAATGATACCCCGCTCCCTCAACGAGCTTTACGAGAACCTGCGCGACGCCCTGGTGGTGGAGGAGGACGGGGAAATCACCGCGACCTGCTCCCTGCATGTGGTCTCGGAGGACATGGCCGAAATCCGCTCCCTGGCCGTCCGTGAAGGACATCAGAAGAAAGGGATAGGGAAGGCTCTCCTCGAAAGGGCCGTCCAGGAGGCCGGGGACTTGGGCGTCAGAAGAATCTTCTCCCTCACCTACCAGCCGGAGTTTTTCACGCGGTTCGGCTTTCGGGTCGTGGACAAGGCCGCGCTTCCCCACAAGGTCTGGGGAGACTGCCTGAAGTGCCACAAGTTTCCGGAATGCGACGAGACGGCCGTTGTCCTGGAGCTCGGCAGCCAGGGGGCCCGGTGA
- the queD gene encoding 6-carboxytetrahydropterin synthase QueD yields the protein MFELMVETSFAAAHQLRGYGGKCERMHGHNWKVHVHVVAERLNDIDLVIDFHELKKLVGEATVSLDHSFLNELFPFTEKNPSSENVAKWIFDTVKRKMPWDHVRLSAVTVWESETSSATYYED from the coding sequence ATGTTCGAACTCATGGTGGAGACCAGCTTTGCCGCGGCGCATCAGCTCAGGGGCTACGGCGGCAAATGCGAGCGCATGCACGGGCATAACTGGAAAGTGCACGTGCACGTGGTGGCGGAACGGCTCAACGACATCGACCTGGTCATCGACTTCCACGAACTGAAGAAACTGGTGGGCGAGGCCACGGTGTCCCTGGACCATTCCTTCCTGAACGAGCTCTTCCCCTTCACGGAGAAGAACCCCTCGTCGGAGAACGTGGCCAAGTGGATATTCGATACCGTGAAAAGGAAGATGCCGTGGGACCACGTCCGCCTGTCGGCCGTGACCGTCTGGGAGTCGGAGACGTCTTCCGCTACGTATTATGAGGACTGA
- a CDS encoding sigma-54 dependent transcriptional regulator — protein sequence MQTVLIVEDKDSMARMLKETLEAEGYRALTAQNEAEGLRKIKQESSDLILTDLKLPDGDGLRILRASREENPLRPVIVMTAFGSVETAVEAMKEGAYDFITKPFNVEHLLVLIRRATENQRLLTENILLREELASHLGLPTIIGRSEGIQDLARKVQKVAPARTTVLLLGESGTGKELFARAVHHLSGRKDYPFVPVNCAAIPNDLLESELFGYEKGAFTGAESRKLGKFELAHEGTIFLDEIGELHPSLQAKLLRVLQEGEVERVGGTKAVRVDVRVVAASNRDLEKAVQEKAFREDLFYRLNVFPLRIPPLRERPEDIPLLTEYFVKKYARELKMPERTISGEAVGMLQGYRWKGNVRELENTVERAMILAEGGRIEPEHISLAPDGAPGLFPGAPGASLDEVARFALRQAETGHIRRALQESGGNKSKAAQSLGVSYKTLLTKIKDYGIR from the coding sequence ATGCAGACAGTCCTCATTGTCGAAGATAAGGACTCCATGGCCCGCATGCTCAAGGAAACCCTGGAGGCCGAGGGCTACAGGGCCCTGACAGCACAAAACGAGGCCGAGGGTCTTCGAAAAATCAAGCAGGAGTCCTCCGACCTTATTCTTACGGACCTGAAACTCCCCGACGGCGACGGGCTTCGCATCCTTCGGGCTTCCCGGGAGGAAAACCCCCTGAGGCCCGTTATCGTCATGACCGCGTTCGGCTCCGTGGAGACGGCCGTGGAGGCCATGAAGGAAGGCGCCTACGACTTCATAACCAAGCCCTTCAACGTGGAGCACCTCCTGGTGCTCATACGAAGGGCCACGGAGAACCAAAGGCTCCTGACCGAAAACATCCTTCTCAGGGAGGAGCTGGCCTCTCACCTGGGCCTTCCCACCATCATAGGGCGGAGCGAGGGCATCCAGGACCTGGCCCGTAAAGTCCAGAAGGTCGCCCCCGCAAGGACGACAGTTCTACTTCTGGGAGAAAGCGGCACCGGCAAGGAGCTCTTCGCCCGGGCGGTCCACCACCTGAGCGGCCGTAAGGACTACCCCTTTGTCCCGGTCAACTGTGCCGCCATCCCCAACGACCTTCTGGAGAGCGAGCTTTTCGGCTACGAGAAGGGAGCCTTCACGGGGGCGGAGTCGCGCAAGCTCGGGAAGTTCGAGCTTGCCCACGAGGGAACCATATTCCTTGACGAGATAGGGGAGCTTCACCCCTCCTTGCAGGCCAAGCTCCTGAGGGTCCTGCAGGAGGGCGAGGTGGAGCGCGTCGGCGGCACGAAGGCCGTCAGGGTGGATGTCCGCGTCGTGGCGGCCAGCAACAGGGACCTCGAAAAGGCCGTCCAGGAGAAGGCGTTCCGCGAAGACCTCTTCTACCGCCTCAACGTCTTCCCGCTGAGGATTCCGCCGTTGAGGGAAAGGCCCGAGGACATCCCCCTTCTGACGGAATACTTCGTCAAGAAGTACGCCAGGGAGCTCAAGATGCCCGAGAGGACCATTTCCGGGGAGGCCGTGGGAATGCTCCAGGGCTATCGCTGGAAGGGAAACGTCCGGGAGCTCGAAAACACCGTAGAGCGGGCGATGATTCTCGCCGAGGGCGGCCGCATCGAGCCCGAGCACATCTCCCTTGCCCCCGACGGTGCGCCGGGACTTTTTCCAGGGGCTCCCGGGGCTTCCCTGGATGAGGTGGCCCGGTTTGCCCTCCGGCAGGCGGAGACCGGGCACATTCGTCGAGCCCTCCAGGAGTCGGGCGGCAATAAGAGCAAGGCGGCCCAGAGTCTGGGGGTCAGTTACAAGACCCTCTTGACGAAAATAAAGGACTACGGTATCCGGTAG